One genomic window of Branchiostoma floridae strain S238N-H82 chromosome 4, Bfl_VNyyK, whole genome shotgun sequence includes the following:
- the LOC118414112 gene encoding early growth response protein 1-like has product MSRMMDALDTLSQVATELKLSEAATSSLLCFDTSFFNNPAPLPANLRPEDLSVHTTVPSATSSESIYSQGEPAVSEFSDQSSSDSLGNFNAEFTIAPVADFCKREGEASYPDTSKSGNRIVYRGSFTTAGAGSGDTAWQWPAEHTASLLTLLNTNIQNALSMTQQSQPEPLPPVCTSPLASQAESVSSSHSPCLTPEPDSTTAYTTCENTYLADTKTYTGAPMDMSGSCLPIFSQPEPQRNLPINGNVKYQWPVIPDFPFQQQSQVDKATPPPQYGAEHMVLQSGPLTDFVTLTQKLISQPYRMSPSPNKAASDTVNKPQARKYPNRNSKTPPHERPYACPVDTCDRRFSRSDELTRHIRIHTGQKPFQCRICMRNFSRSDHLTTHIRTHTGEKPFQCDTCGRKFARSDERKRHTKIHLRQKGKKDCKTLASSSDSPSTVSAPPHSSLLTLPVSTVTTSA; this is encoded by the exons ATGTCTCGAATGATGGATGCACTTGACACTTTGTCACAAGTAGCTACGGAGCTGAAGTTATCAGAAGCAGCTACATCGTCTCTGCTCTGTTTCGATACCAGCTTTTTCAATAATCCAGCTCCGCTGCCTGCAAACCTGAGGCCCGAGGACCTGAGCGTTCACACCACGGTGCCGAGCGCAACCAGCTCCGAAAGCATCTACTCTCAGGGAGAGCCCGCCGTGTCGGAATTTAGCGACCAGTCTTCTTCTGATTCACTCG GCAACTTCAACGCTGAATTCACTATCGCCCCCGTGGCCGACTTCTGCAAACGCGAGGGCGAGGCTTCCTACCCCGATACCAGTAAAAGCGGGAACCGCATCGTGTACCGAGGCAGCTTCACGACGGCGGGAGCTGGCAGCGGAGACACCGCCTGGCAGTGGCCGGCAGAACACACCGCTTCCCTGCTGACCCTGCTCAACACCAACATCCAGAACGCCCTGAGCATGACCCAGCAGAGCCAGCCCGAGCCGCTGCCACCTGTCTGTACCAGCCCGCTAGCCTCCCAAGCCGAGTCCGTCTCCAGCTCACACTCGCCGTGTCTCACCCCCGAGCCCGACTCTACCACCGCCTACACCACTTGCGAGAACACCTACCTGGCCGACACCAAGACCTACACGGGCGCGCCAATGGACATGAGTGGGTCTTGCCTGCCCATCTTCAGTCAGCCCGAGCCCCAGCGCAACCTGCCAATCAACGGTAACGTCAAGTACCAGTGGCCAGTCATCCCGGACTTCCCGTTCCAACAACAGAGCCAGGTGGACAAGGCAACGCCGCCGCCTCAGTACGGGGCTGAGCATATGGTCCTACAGAGCGGGCCGCTCACAGACTTCGTCACCCTGACACAGAAACTCATCAGTCAGCCCTACAGAATGAGCCCCAGCCCCAACAAGGCGGCGTCGGACACCGTGAACAAGCCACAGGCTCGCAAATATCCcaacagaaacagcaagacGCCCCCACACGAGCGGCCATACGCCTGTCCCGTGGACACCTGTGACCGGCGGTTCTCCCGCTCGGACGAACTGACGCGACACATCAGAATCCACACGGGGCAGAAGCCCTTCCAGTGCCGCATCTGTATGCGCAACTTCAGTCGATCCGACCACCTGACCACACACATCAGAACCCACACGGGCGAAAAGCCGTTTCAGTGTGACACTTGTGGCCGGAAGTTCGCGCGTTCCGACGAGAGGAAGAGACACACCAAGATTCACCTTCGGCAGAAGGGAAAGAAGGACTGCAAGACGCTGGCGTCTTCCTCCGACTCTCCATCCACTGTGTCCGCCCCTCCTCACTCCAGCTTGCTAACTCTACCGGTGAGCACCGTCACGACGTCGGCCTAG